The stretch of DNA TGATTCCATTGTAAGCCAAACAAGGGAAATTGTTCGCCCTGGCCGAAAGCATGAAAGAAAAAAACGCCCAAAGAAACTCTACTATATGAATTACAAACCTTTATAGCTTAAGTCAACGACATTGATACAAATATTAGAAATAACCACCTTAAAAATGCCAGTCACTAACAAAGGCTCATACGCAATGCTGGTTTTCTCCCGCTCTTCGAAGTTTAACGAAGCGTAACTTCGTCGTTTTTAAATAGCGGTCTTAGACCGCACCAATACCAAATTAAAATCTATTGATTTATTAGAATACCATTACTTTAATACGAGAATGTCAGGTTAAGAGCAATTAGGTGTTTTCGTGCTTTTGTGGCATTACCACTATTTGGCAACATCTTCCAAATTAACTATCTTTGTACTATGAACCTGATTGAACGAAATATTGACAAGATTCGTGACTTGTGTTCAAAGCACAAGGTTAAACGGTTATTCGTATTTGGTTCAGTACTGACCGATAGATTCAAAAAGGATAGTGATGTTGACTTAGTTGTAGATTTTCAGGGCGTAGATCTTTATGAATATGCTGACAACTATTTTGACTTAAAAGAATCACTAGAAAAACTTTTTAAACGTGAGGTGGATTTATTGGAGGAAAAAGCAATAAAGAATCCGTACCTACGACAATCCATTGATTCATCAAAGCAACTCATTTACTGATAGCGAACATTGTTATCAATCACCTTCCAAAGTTGAAAGAAGAAATCACCTCGAAATTAGAAGAATAAAAGGCTACACACAACCTACCTAACCTAGGCATTCAAACAAATATACAGGTAAAACTAAACAGTCATTTTTGTATTGCCAGTTCTCAGGTAAGAGCAATTTGGTGTTTTCGTGATTTTGTAGCATTAATTTTATTTAAACAGTTCTAGCCACCAAAACACCAAAGCACAAAAAACCACTAAACTATAACACAAAACGTTTTATTCCTTGCCCGATATTAACAACATTAAAGTTGATTAAGTAACCCAAACGTTTATCTGTTAATTTCATGTGGCTTAATACTTGGGCTTCCCAAACAGGATTTACTAAATCTACCGCCTTAATTTCACAGATTATTCTGTCCTCAACCAGAACATCTAATCTTAACCCTTCGTTAAAGGTGATTCCATCATAAACAATGGGAATATCAATTTGGCGAAGGCACTTTAACCCTCTTTTGGCTAGCTCGTGGCAGAAACAAATTTCATATACCTTCTCAAGCAAGCCTGGACCTAAATTCTTATGAACCGTATAAGCAGCATCAACTATTTTCTTACCCATAATATCTAGTTCATCAGGAATGGGCGTGTACTTTTTTTGGTGTAATTTGGTGTCTTCGTGATTTTGTGGCATAACCTCTAGTTTTAAACAAAGTAAATATTTTTCATCAATTCCTCAAAACCTCCGCTTGTCGAAATCTGTATGTTAACCATAACTTAGGCGAGCAAAGTTTAGCCACCAAAACACCAAAACACAAAAAGTTGGGTTAAGAACAATTTGGAGTTTCGTGATTTTGTAGCATTAACTTTATTTAAACATTTCTAGCCGCCAAAACACCAAAGCACTAAATTTGCTTGCTGCCCCTGCTCTCCGATAACAAACTATCGCCAAGAATTATTCAAATCAAACAAAAGGGATTAGAGTATTGTTTTACAGTCAAAATTGATTGCAAAATGAGAAGCTTAGTATATTTTATGCACGCATCACTCGATGGTTTTGTTGCTGGATTGAATGGTGAACTGAACTGGGTAACTGTTGATGATGAAATATTTGATTTTGTTACAACGTTGACAGACCAAGCAGATACGGCGTTATATGGTCGGGTTACATATCAAATGATGGAAGCATACTGGCCAACAGTAGGTGAACAGCCTAATGCAAGTAGACATGATAAGGAGCATTCAATTTGGTATAAGAATGTTTCAAAGGTTGTTCTATCAAAAACAATTAGCGAGGCGGGATTATTGAATACAAAGGTTATAAGTGATAATCTTGCAGAGAATATAAAGGAATTAAAGCAACAGTCGGGTAAAAATATATTGATTTTTGGTAGTCCAAGAGCGTCTCATTCACTTTTAAATGCTGGATTAGTAGATGAGTTTTGGATTTTTGTAAATCCAATTCTATTAGGAGAGGGTATTGCGTTATTTAAAAATGTACCGGAATCAATCAAACTAAAACTTTTGGATTTTAAAACATTTGCCTCTGGTGTGGTTGCGCTTCATTATGGAAAAGAGTAGAAGAATTCACGTCAACCCTCAGCATCACACATTAGCAATTACTTTCCTAAAAATCGCAAATTGCGATATCCCATGATACTTTTTGCTTACACGGTGGTTTGCTTCGGAGGGGATAAATGGTTGTGAGGGTGTAACACTTTTATTGGATTTCAAATTGTGTGAATTATGTTGATCCTAAGTTTAGGATCAGATTGTTGCTTTGTCATGCTGAACGGAGTGAAGCATCTAAGTTCCTTCGCTTCGCTCAGGATGACAGGGGGAGATTCTTGGCTTTGTTGATAACCGATTTTGCAAACCGAATGTAGTGAGTTCATCTAAGATCCTTCGCTTCGCTCAGGATGACAAAGGTTTCATATTACAGCTCATCATCATTAAGGAAAGGGGTTGAAATTTTCAGAGCATACTGTTTCTTGTCATGCTGAACGGAGTGAAGCATCTAAGTTCCTTCGCTTCGCTCAGGATGACAATGTACATTGAATTGATGCTATTCTACTAAAACGAGCAGGCAATAGCAATAAAATCATCGGCAACTAGTGATGCTCCGCCAATTAAACCACCATCAACATCAGGTCTTGCAAATATCTCCTCGGCATTGGATGGCTTGCAGCTTCCGCCGTAAAGTATGCTGATGCTATCGGCAACCTCTTTGCCAAATTTCTTGGCTATTGTAGTACGAATGAATGCATGCATATCTTGTGCCTGCTGCGAGGTAGCATTTTTCCCAGTACCAATTGCCCAAACTGGTTCGTAGGCAATTACAACCTGCATCATTTGTTCTTTGGTAAGTTCAAATAGCGATTCGCTTACCTGTTTCTCAACAACCTCAAAGTATTTGTTGGATTCGCGTTCATTCAGCTTCTCACCGCAGCAGTAAATAGGAATTAAGCGGTTCTCCAATGCTTGCTTTATTTTTCGGTAAAGCATTTTATTATCCTCGTTAAAGAACTCTCTTCTTTCAGAATGTCCTATAACAACATAGGTTGCACCAATTGATGAGATCATTGTTGCAGAAACTTCACCCGTGTAAGCTCCTTTTACCCATTCTGCGCAATTCTGTGCTCCAACTTTAACAGCAGTACCCTTGGTGAGTTTTGTAATCTCGTTGATACTTGTAAAAGGGGGAATTAAAACAAGTTCAATAGTTTTTGGAACAGTAATCGATTTTTCAATTACACTTTTAGTTAAC from Bacteroidales bacterium encodes:
- a CDS encoding nucleotidyltransferase — protein: MNLIERNIDKIRDLCSKHKVKRLFVFGSVLTDRFKKDSDVDLVVDFQGVDLYEYADNYFDLKESLEKLFKREVDLLEEKAIKNPYLRQSIDSSKQLIY
- a CDS encoding GxxExxY protein — protein: MPQNHEDTKLHQKKYTPIPDELDIMGKKIVDAAYTVHKNLGPGLLEKVYEICFCHELAKRGLKCLRQIDIPIVYDGITFNEGLRLDVLVEDRIICEIKAVDLVNPVWEAQVLSHMKLTDKRLGYLINFNVVNIGQGIKRFVL
- a CDS encoding dihydrofolate reductase, translating into MRSLVYFMHASLDGFVAGLNGELNWVTVDDEIFDFVTTLTDQADTALYGRVTYQMMEAYWPTVGEQPNASRHDKEHSIWYKNVSKVVLSKTISEAGLLNTKVISDNLAENIKELKQQSGKNILIFGSPRASHSLLNAGLVDEFWIFVNPILLGEGIALFKNVPESIKLKLLDFKTFASGVVALHYGKE
- a CDS encoding triose-phosphate isomerase is translated as MRKRIVAGNWKMNTTLAEGMELTKSVIEKSITVPKTIELVLIPPFTSINEITKLTKGTAVKVGAQNCAEWVKGAYTGEVSATMISSIGATYVVIGHSERREFFNEDNKMLYRKIKQALENRLIPIYCCGEKLNERESNKYFEVVEKQVSESLFELTKEQMMQVVIAYEPVWAIGTGKNATSQQAQDMHAFIRTTIAKKFGKEVADSISILYGGSCKPSNAEEIFARPDVDGGLIGGASLVADDFIAIACSF